From a single Okeanomitos corallinicola TIOX110 genomic region:
- the secA gene encoding preprotein translocase subunit SecA encodes MLKLLLGDPNARKLKKYQPYTTEINLLEEEIQALSDDELKSKTTEFKQRLAKGETLDDLLPEAFAVVRESARRVLGMRHFDVQLLGGTILHTGQIAEMKTGEGKTLVATLPSYLNALTGKGVHVITVNDYLARRDAEWMGQVHRFLGLSVGLIQANMSPTERRKNYDCDITYVTNSEIGFDYLRDNMATSMAEVVQRPFNYCVIDEVDSILIDEARTPLIISGQVERPTEKYLQAAEIAFTLKNEEHYEVDEKARNVLLTDEGFAEAENLLNVTDLFDPENPWAHFVFNAIKAKELFLKDVNYMVRNGEVVIVDEFTGRVLPGRRWSDGLHQAIEAKEHVDIQPETQTLATITYQNLFLLYPKLGGMTGTAKTEEVEFEKIYKLEVSIIPTNRDRRRQDLSDMVFKTEAGKWRAIAKECAEMHENGRPVLVGTTSVEKSELLSRLLKEMAIPHELLNARPENVEREAEIVAQAGRRGAVTIATNMAGRGTDIILGGNSEYMARLKLREYLMPRIVSPEDEDTFGMQRASGLPSGHGGGQGFVPGKKVKTWRASPEIFPTELSKEAEQLLKAAVEVAVKEYGDRSLPELEAEEKVAVAAEKAPTDDPVIQKLREAYQLIKNEYEEFTGSEHDDVISRGGLHVIGTERHESRRVDNQLRGRAGRQGDPGTTRFFLSLEDNLLRIFGGDRVAGLMNAFQVEEDMPIESGMLTRSLEGAQKKVETYYYDIRKQVFEYDEVMNNQRRAIYAERRRVLEGQDLKEQVIKYAEKTMDDIVDYYINPDLPSEEWELEKLVDKVKEFVYLLADMQSSQLEDMGVAEIKAFLHEQARIAYDLKEAQIDQIQPGLMRQAERFFILQRIDTLWREHLQQMDALRESVGLRGYGQKDPLIEYKSEGYELFLDMMVNIRRDVVYSLFMFQPQAQQAVQTSEMV; translated from the coding sequence ATGCTAAAACTTTTGTTGGGCGATCCCAACGCTCGTAAACTAAAAAAATACCAGCCTTACACTACAGAAATTAATCTCTTAGAGGAAGAAATTCAAGCACTCTCTGATGATGAATTAAAAAGTAAAACTACTGAGTTTAAACAACGTCTAGCTAAAGGTGAAACCCTTGATGATCTTTTACCAGAGGCTTTTGCTGTGGTTAGAGAATCAGCGCGGCGAGTGTTAGGAATGCGACACTTTGATGTTCAGTTATTGGGGGGAACAATTCTCCATACTGGGCAAATTGCCGAAATGAAAACCGGTGAGGGTAAAACCTTGGTAGCTACCTTACCAAGTTACCTCAATGCTTTAACTGGTAAAGGTGTTCACGTCATCACGGTTAATGATTACCTAGCCCGTCGTGACGCAGAATGGATGGGTCAGGTACATCGGTTTTTGGGTTTAAGTGTGGGGCTAATTCAAGCCAACATGAGTCCTACAGAACGGAGAAAAAATTATGACTGTGATATTACTTATGTAACTAACAGTGAAATTGGTTTTGACTATTTACGGGATAACATGGCCACTTCTATGGCAGAGGTGGTACAACGTCCTTTTAATTATTGTGTTATTGATGAAGTAGACTCTATTCTCATTGATGAGGCGCGGACACCGCTAATTATTTCTGGACAGGTGGAAAGACCTACAGAAAAGTATCTACAAGCGGCGGAAATTGCTTTTACCCTCAAAAATGAGGAACATTACGAAGTAGATGAAAAAGCGCGTAATGTGCTGCTAACTGATGAAGGTTTTGCAGAAGCAGAAAACCTCCTCAATGTCACAGATTTATTTGATCCAGAAAATCCTTGGGCGCATTTTGTCTTTAATGCCATTAAAGCTAAGGAATTATTCCTCAAAGATGTCAACTACATGGTTCGGAATGGGGAAGTTGTCATTGTTGATGAATTTACTGGTCGGGTACTACCAGGACGACGTTGGAGTGATGGTTTGCACCAAGCTATTGAGGCGAAGGAACACGTAGATATTCAGCCAGAAACCCAGACTTTGGCAACTATTACCTATCAAAACCTATTTTTGCTGTATCCCAAGTTGGGGGGAATGACAGGTACAGCAAAGACCGAAGAAGTGGAATTTGAAAAGATTTATAAGTTAGAAGTCAGCATTATTCCCACTAACCGGGATAGAAGAAGACAAGACTTGTCAGATATGGTGTTTAAAACCGAGGCTGGTAAGTGGCGGGCGATCGCTAAAGAATGTGCAGAGATGCACGAAAATGGTAGACCTGTGTTAGTAGGTACAACCAGCGTCGAAAAATCCGAACTTCTCAGCCGACTCCTCAAGGAAATGGCTATTCCCCATGAGTTGCTTAACGCTAGACCGGAAAATGTGGAACGGGAAGCGGAAATTGTCGCCCAAGCCGGACGCAGAGGGGCTGTAACTATCGCCACCAACATGGCGGGACGGGGTACAGATATTATCCTGGGTGGTAACTCTGAATATATGGCGCGGTTGAAGTTACGGGAATATTTAATGCCCCGTATTGTTAGCCCTGAAGATGAAGATACTTTTGGGATGCAAAGGGCTTCAGGACTTCCCAGCGGTCATGGTGGTGGACAGGGTTTTGTTCCTGGTAAAAAGGTGAAAACTTGGCGTGCTTCCCCGGAAATTTTTCCTACAGAGTTGTCAAAGGAAGCAGAACAACTGTTAAAAGCAGCGGTAGAAGTGGCAGTTAAGGAATATGGCGATCGCAGTTTACCGGAATTAGAAGCAGAAGAAAAGGTAGCTGTTGCGGCAGAAAAAGCACCTACGGATGATCCTGTAATTCAGAAGTTACGAGAAGCTTATCAACTCATCAAGAATGAGTATGAAGAGTTTACTGGCAGTGAACATGATGACGTGATTAGTCGCGGTGGTTTGCACGTGATTGGGACAGAACGCCATGAGTCAAGACGGGTTGATAACCAGTTGCGTGGACGGGCGGGCAGACAAGGCGACCCTGGAACGACAAGATTTTTCCTCAGTTTAGAGGATAACTTATTAAGGATCTTTGGGGGCGATCGCGTCGCTGGGTTGATGAATGCCTTCCAAGTGGAAGAAGATATGCCGATTGAGTCGGGGATGTTAACCCGCAGTTTAGAAGGCGCACAGAAGAAGGTTGAAACTTATTACTACGACATCCGTAAACAGGTGTTTGAGTATGACGAGGTAATGAATAACCAACGTCGTGCTATCTATGCGGAACGTCGCCGGGTGTTGGAAGGTCAAGATTTGAAGGAACAGGTAATTAAATACGCTGAGAAGACGATGGATGACATCGTTGACTATTACATCAACCCTGATTTACCTTCGGAAGAATGGGAATTAGAGAAGTTGGTGGATAAGGTGAAAGAGTTTGTCTATCTTTTAGCTGATATGCAGTCTAGTCAGTTGGAGGATATGGGGGTTGCGGAAATTAAGGCTTTCCTCCATGAACAGGCGCGGATTGCTTATGATTTGAAGGAAGCGCAAATTGATCAGATTCAACCGGGTTTGATGCGTCAAGCAGAAAGGTTCTTTATTCTCCAACGCATAGATACTTTGTGGAGAGAACATTTGCAACAAATGGATGCGTTACGTGAGTCTGTTGGTTTGCGTGGTTATGGTCAAAAAGACCCGCTGATTGAGTATAAGAGTGAGGGTTATGAGTTGTTCTTGGATATGATGGTAAATATCCGCCGGGATGTGGTTTATTCGCTGTTTATGTTCCAGCCACAGGCGCAGCAAGCTGTGCAGACTTCTGAGATGGTTTAG
- a CDS encoding DUF3488 and DUF4129 domain-containing transglutaminase family protein, protein MKRFWRLPVGDDQQENRRRPSSTEVEDSISLRVLVLGLVILGTVATDIAADTTFSFWAVPVSTVGAIWSYYRRRNANVPVKFCIAIGMLVALGAFFGRFVGEWNDTRLNLAQLLIELQVLHSFDTPRRKDLGYSIVIGLILLGVAATLSQTMGFAPVLLLFLVMALPTLVLDYRSRLGLKPLKKENFTIKNISKTNFKVLVVNFALIIALGLGIFAVLPRFPGYQLRSFPVSAPINVEGDFNGGRIVNPGYVREGRGGNGTGQGGSGEAGQVDSNFYYGFNSEMNQNLGGEMKPKVVMRVRSQAEGFWRVLAFDQYTGKGWKISRNEDVTTVRRSSWSYRINLDMPIIKALTKEVVQTFNVVADLPNLIPALSYPRAIYFPGPVIAVDQEGGLRSPVQLSDGMTYTVLSEVPYRNRTLLGQADTTYSPEIKDYYLQIPAEIRDKVKAKTEEILDDYNRERVSRSQDAKSLDSAYEKTLYLAQYLKQKYSITDNPLGLPYLGENDDLVETFLFKQQGGYPDHFSTVLTVMLRSIGIPARLVAGFAPGEFNPFTGMYIVKNTDAYAMTEVYFPQYGWFAFDPIPNHPLIPPSIEEDNTFSVLRQFWNWVAGWLPSPVTGFLNGVFGTLFTWLFRAIAWFFALFSKGWLGIFIGLIVSTTIAFFGWLGWVQWKQWLNRRFLKKLPPMERLYQQMLQWTAQKGLGKHPAQTPLEYAEVSYHQYPRETAEVIDEICQAYVSWRYGGSDPNYQELQHKWKELQTTRTPSLG, encoded by the coding sequence ATGAAAAGGTTTTGGCGCTTACCCGTGGGTGATGATCAACAAGAAAATAGACGGAGGCCGTCTTCAACAGAAGTGGAAGATTCTATCTCCTTACGGGTATTAGTGCTAGGACTGGTAATTTTAGGAACTGTAGCAACAGATATTGCAGCGGATACTACCTTTAGTTTTTGGGCAGTGCCTGTGAGTACAGTTGGTGCAATTTGGAGTTACTACCGCCGCCGTAATGCTAATGTTCCCGTCAAATTCTGCATTGCGATAGGAATGTTAGTAGCTCTAGGTGCTTTTTTTGGGCGGTTTGTGGGTGAGTGGAATGATACGCGATTAAATTTAGCTCAGTTATTGATTGAGCTTCAGGTATTACACAGTTTTGATACTCCCCGACGCAAGGACTTAGGCTATTCGATAGTTATAGGTTTGATACTTTTGGGTGTAGCGGCAACATTAAGCCAAACTATGGGGTTTGCGCCTGTGTTGTTGTTATTTTTGGTGATGGCTTTGCCAACTTTAGTTTTAGACTATCGTTCCCGTTTAGGGTTAAAGCCTTTAAAAAAAGAAAATTTCACTATCAAGAATATTAGCAAGACTAATTTTAAGGTTTTAGTTGTCAATTTTGCGCTAATTATAGCTTTGGGATTGGGTATTTTTGCTGTTTTACCCCGGTTTCCTGGTTATCAATTACGTTCTTTCCCTGTAAGTGCGCCTATTAATGTGGAAGGTGATTTTAATGGTGGCAGGATTGTAAATCCTGGTTATGTGCGGGAAGGTAGGGGTGGTAATGGTACAGGACAGGGAGGTAGTGGTGAAGCTGGTCAGGTAGATAGTAATTTCTATTACGGTTTTAACAGTGAGATGAACCAAAACCTGGGGGGAGAAATGAAACCCAAGGTGGTGATGCGGGTGAGATCCCAGGCTGAGGGTTTTTGGCGGGTTTTGGCTTTTGATCAGTATACGGGTAAGGGATGGAAAATTTCTCGGAATGAAGATGTGACTACGGTGAGGCGTTCCTCTTGGTCTTATAGAATTAATCTGGATATGCCAATTATTAAGGCTTTGACTAAAGAGGTTGTCCAAACTTTTAATGTGGTTGCAGATTTACCGAATTTGATTCCAGCGTTGTCCTATCCTAGAGCGATATATTTTCCTGGGCCTGTGATTGCTGTTGATCAGGAGGGTGGTTTGCGATCGCCTGTACAATTATCTGATGGGATGACTTATACTGTACTTTCGGAAGTTCCTTACCGGAATCGGACTTTATTGGGTCAGGCTGATACTACATACTCTCCAGAAATTAAAGATTATTATCTACAAATCCCGGCGGAAATTAGGGATAAGGTCAAAGCAAAAACTGAGGAAATTCTCGATGATTATAATCGCGAACGGGTTTCTCGTTCTCAAGACGCTAAAAGCCTAGATTCAGCTTACGAAAAAACTCTTTACTTAGCTCAGTATCTCAAACAAAAATATTCTATTACTGATAACCCTTTGGGATTACCTTATTTGGGTGAAAATGATGATTTGGTAGAGACTTTTTTGTTTAAACAACAAGGGGGTTATCCAGATCATTTCTCTACTGTTTTAACGGTAATGCTACGTTCTATTGGCATTCCGGCACGGTTGGTAGCTGGATTTGCTCCGGGAGAGTTTAATCCGTTTACAGGGATGTATATTGTCAAGAATACTGACGCTTATGCGATGACAGAAGTATATTTCCCCCAGTATGGCTGGTTTGCTTTTGATCCAATTCCTAATCATCCTTTAATTCCCCCTTCTATTGAGGAAGATAATACTTTTAGTGTGTTGCGTCAGTTTTGGAACTGGGTAGCGGGTTGGTTACCTTCACCGGTGACTGGTTTCTTAAATGGTGTATTTGGGACTTTGTTTACTTGGTTATTTAGGGCGATCGCTTGGTTCTTTGCGTTATTCTCTAAGGGTTGGTTAGGTATCTTTATTGGTTTAATTGTTAGTACAACTATTGCCTTTTTTGGTTGGTTAGGTTGGGTACAGTGGAAACAATGGTTAAACCGTCGGTTCTTAAAGAAATTACCACCTATGGAAAGACTGTATCAACAAATGTTGCAATGGACTGCCCAAAAAGGTTTAGGGAAACACCCAGCGCAGACACCTTTGGAATATGCTGAAGTTTCCTATCACCAATATCCCAGGGAAACGGCGGAAGTAATTGATGAAATTTGCCAAGCTTATGTGAGTTGGCGTTATGGTGGTAGTGATCCTAACTATCAAGAGTTACAACATAAATGGAAGGAATTACAAACAACCAGAACCCCTAGTTTAGGGTAG
- a CDS encoding PatU produces the protein MPTVQERFQAVIKRRLQIEIQNHPPLFPWESQLVEYPEFVEESSVALVPAWGWLAQQSKLNLPVALPDNIFQQLMEKCQLLLTSSLPLGPKLIQAVESFFPEDYQSINDVAGLVLRTAYRSVDALETMPNLQKDYSDLQPRQQMALSLMAAKQLLENLTLQISLANPVIEQQWQTNAGTLIIRVELQSLGRLLKLRVHSELPTAAVLKLQGNGNQTTAASEDADKVSLELDCPPTNQNYTLAVEFPGLEQQPLLLAINLTV, from the coding sequence ATTCCTACTGTGCAAGAACGTTTTCAAGCCGTCATTAAACGCCGGTTACAAATCGAAATCCAAAACCACCCACCTTTATTTCCTTGGGAAAGTCAATTAGTAGAATATCCAGAATTTGTGGAAGAATCGTCGGTTGCTTTAGTTCCTGCCTGGGGGTGGTTGGCACAGCAATCGAAACTAAATCTACCAGTTGCTTTACCAGATAATATTTTTCAGCAATTGATGGAAAAGTGCCAGCTATTGCTGACATCTTCTTTACCATTGGGTCCTAAATTAATCCAGGCAGTGGAAAGCTTTTTTCCTGAAGATTACCAGTCAATTAATGATGTGGCTGGTTTAGTCCTGAGAACTGCTTACCGTTCTGTGGATGCTTTGGAAACAATGCCCAATCTTCAAAAGGATTATTCAGATTTACAACCACGTCAACAAATGGCGTTGTCGTTGATGGCAGCTAAACAACTGTTAGAAAATCTGACTTTGCAAATTTCTCTGGCTAATCCTGTCATAGAACAACAGTGGCAAACTAACGCTGGTACTTTGATTATCAGAGTAGAGTTACAGTCACTGGGCAGACTTTTGAAATTACGCGTTCATAGCGAGTTACCTACTGCTGCGGTGTTAAAACTTCAGGGAAATGGTAATCAAACCACTGCTGCATCAGAAGACGCTGATAAAGTTAGTCTGGAGTTAGACTGTCCACCTACTAACCAGAACTATACTTTGGCAGTTGAATTTCCAGGTTTAGAACAACAACCTTTGTTGTTGGCTATAAATCTCACTGTCTAA
- a CDS encoding cytochrome C yields MPNLFKQKFPHRKLKRQLLIVMLIIFSWSVAIGFILGLATSTQAANPAEIGTVDVVPAQYQLGQEIFIENCSTCHLALPPQVFPTQTWKNILEDSQHYGAQITPLTGIERTLVWKYVSTFSRVKLADENTPYRLTRSRYFKALHPHLELPEPVTMSSCVSCHPGVENYNFRKLTSEWEK; encoded by the coding sequence ATGCCTAATTTGTTTAAACAAAAATTTCCCCATCGCAAACTCAAACGTCAACTGCTGATAGTCATGCTAATCATTTTTAGTTGGAGTGTAGCTATCGGATTTATATTAGGTTTAGCTACCAGCACCCAAGCAGCAAACCCCGCTGAAATTGGTACAGTTGACGTAGTACCCGCACAATATCAATTAGGCCAAGAAATATTTATAGAAAACTGTTCTACCTGTCATCTGGCCTTACCTCCACAAGTATTTCCTACCCAAACTTGGAAAAACATCCTGGAAGACTCCCAACATTATGGCGCACAAATTACGCCCTTAACAGGAATAGAACGGACTTTAGTCTGGAAATACGTTTCTACCTTCTCCCGTGTCAAACTTGCAGATGAAAATACACCTTACCGCTTAACAAGATCCCGTTATTTTAAAGCTTTACATCCTCATTTAGAATTACCAGAGCCTGTAACAATGAGTAGTTGTGTCAGTTGTCATCCTGGTGTAGAAAATTATAACTTCCGCAAATTGACATCTGAGTGGGAGAAATAA
- the hetZ gene encoding heterocyst differentiation protein HetZ codes for MNSAATATTQGDKSIGVEVIFQFLLKELKQSTKAAEKNCRDVALRISGEVLRICNESKRIQASGEIETAAMTLAKHRLQQCLRYYQLGSNRGRVELHSTLSAIIYRYINPPKKQLSYQGRLTMIEDFLQNFYLEALNAFRRENQQPVTYRPQTLLELAEYMAFTERYGKRRIPLPGRQQQLIILRAQTFSQQQPPETSVDIEQASEGSSGEFDGSWEEPAIQQLRAAMAMQAAPEPEEDTLRSVIITELMDYLQQRQQSDCADYFSLRLQDLSAQEIESILGLTPRQRDYLQQRFKYHLIRFSLLHRWELVHEWLEASLPTNLGLTPQQWQLYTAKLDEQEKSLLDLKQKGESEETIAKTLGLSMAQLQKRWFKTLERAWEIRNSVVSGSSASTHE; via the coding sequence ATGAATTCAGCGGCAACTGCAACTACTCAGGGAGATAAGTCTATCGGCGTGGAAGTTATATTCCAATTCCTACTCAAGGAGCTAAAGCAGTCTACCAAGGCGGCAGAAAAGAACTGTCGAGATGTGGCATTACGAATTTCCGGTGAAGTCCTCAGAATTTGTAATGAAAGTAAACGCATTCAGGCTTCTGGGGAAATAGAGACCGCCGCCATGACCCTAGCAAAGCACCGTCTGCAACAGTGTCTTAGGTATTATCAACTAGGTTCTAATCGAGGTAGGGTAGAACTACACAGCACCCTTAGCGCTATCATTTATCGTTATATTAATCCTCCTAAGAAGCAATTAAGCTATCAAGGGCGGCTGACCATGATAGAGGATTTTCTCCAAAACTTTTATTTAGAAGCTTTGAATGCTTTCCGCAGAGAGAATCAACAACCAGTCACCTATCGTCCCCAAACCCTCTTAGAATTAGCCGAATACATGGCATTTACTGAACGCTATGGTAAACGGCGGATTCCCTTACCAGGAAGACAACAACAACTAATTATCCTCCGAGCGCAAACTTTCTCCCAACAGCAGCCCCCAGAAACTAGCGTAGATATAGAACAAGCTTCTGAAGGTAGTAGTGGTGAATTTGATGGTTCTTGGGAGGAACCAGCCATACAACAATTACGCGCTGCCATGGCTATGCAAGCAGCACCTGAACCAGAGGAAGACACTTTGCGCTCAGTGATAATTACGGAATTGATGGATTATCTGCAACAACGGCAACAGTCAGACTGTGCAGATTATTTTTCTCTCCGACTTCAAGATTTATCAGCACAGGAAATAGAGTCAATTTTAGGATTAACCCCACGGCAGCGTGATTATTTGCAGCAACGCTTTAAGTACCATTTAATCCGGTTTTCTTTGTTACATCGGTGGGAATTAGTGCATGAATGGTTAGAAGCATCATTGCCTACTAACTTGGGATTAACCCCACAGCAATGGCAGCTTTATACAGCAAAGTTGGATGAACAAGAAAAGTCCTTACTAGATTTAAAGCAAAAGGGAGAATCTGAAGAAACTATTGCAAAAACCTTGGGTTTATCAATGGCACAACTACAAAAACGGTGGTTTAAGACTTTAGAACGAGCCTGGGAAATTCGTAACTCAGTTGTGTCCGGATCTAGTGCATCCACCCATGAATAA